The Oscillatoria acuminata PCC 6304 genomic interval CTGTGGTCAAACCCGGTCGGATTATGTTTGAAATTGGTGGCGTTCCGGAAGCAACGGCCCGGGAAGCTATGCGGTTAGCGGATTACAAGCTGCCGATTAAAACCAAGTTCATTACACGCGAAGGGGAGTAAGAGAATGGCGTTTCCAAAAATGTCAGACATTGAAAACTTGAGCGATGAGGAAGTCAACGAGCAGATTTTGAGCCTGAAGCGGGAATTATTTACCCTCAGACTGCAAAAAGCTACGCGCCGGTTGGAAAAAACCCACCTGTTCAAGCACAAGAGACACCAACTGTCTCAGTTGCTCACACTGGAAGGCGCACGCAAACGGGCTAACGCCGAATCCGCCGCCGCCGAATAGGAGTAAGTGACATGGCAGTTAAAGAAAGAGTTGGTGTAGTGGTCAGCGACAAGATGGATAAAACCGTCGTTGTGGCGATCGAAAATAGAAGCCCTCATCCGAAGTACGGCAAAATTGTCGTCAAAACCAAGCGCTACAAAGCGCATGATGAGGAAAACAAATGCAAAGAGGGCGATCGCGTCCGCATCCAGGAAACTCGCCCCCTCAGTCGCACGAAACATTGGCAAGTGATTGAGATTATCAATAGTGCCACCCAAATCTAAGAACCACGGAGACTGAAGGTGATTCAACAAGAGTCGTATCTCAACGTTGCCGATAATAGCGGTGCTAAACGGTTAATGTGTATTCGCGTCCTCGGGGGCAACCGACGCTATGCCGGTGTTGGTGACGTGATCATCGCCGTTGTCAAGGATGCTATTCCCAATATGCCGATTAAAAAATCTGATGTTGTGCGCGCTGTTGTAGTTCGCACCCGCAAAGGATTACGTCGCGATAGTGGGATGAGCATTCGCTTTGATGACAATGCTGCCGTGATTGTGAACCCCGACGGTAACCCCAAGGGAACCCGCGTTTTTGGCCCCGTTGCTCGCGAATTGCGCGACAAAAATTACACCAAAATCGTATCCTTAGCGCCGGAGGTGCTGTAAATGGCTAAACAACGGAACACTGCACTGACGCGCTATAAAATGCACGTCAAAACCGGCGATACGGTGCAGATTATTGCCGGGAAAGAAAAAGGAAAGGTTGGAGAAATCATGAAAACCTTTCCGACCAAGAGCACAGTGATTGTGAAAGGCGTTAACGTGAAGACAAAGCACGTTAAACCTCAGCAAGAAGGAGAATCGGGTCGAATTGAGACTTTTGAATCTCCAATTCATAGCTCAAATGTCATGCTTTATTCTGAAAAGCAAAAAGTGGCAAGCCGGATTTGTTACACCTTCACCGAAGACGGACGGAAGGTGCGAATGCTCAAAAAAACCGGGGAAATTATTGATTAGGCAAGGGACGAAGGGTAAGGGATTCTTGCCCTACCCCACCGCTCTATATCTTCAGAAATAAGGATTCCCTGACCAAGACCAGGGATTTAAGGATGTAAAAAGTCATGACCACTCAACTCAAAACGCGGTATCAAGAAACGATCGTCCCCAAACTGATGGAACAGTTTAAATACACGAATATCCATCAGGTGCCCAAGGTGGTGAAAATCACCATTAACCGAGGCTTAGGGGAAGCGTCTAGCAATGCAAAAGCGCTAGAATCATCTTTGAGCGAAATCGCTACAATTGCGGGACAAAAACCCGTGGTGACGCGGGCGAAAAAGGCGATCGCAGGCTTTAAAATCCGTCAAGGAATGCCTGTGGGAATGATGGTCACCCTCCGGGGCGATCGGATGTATTCTTTCCTCGATCGCCTGATCAGTTTAGCACTACCTCGGATTCGGGACTTTCGCGGCATTAGTCCCAAGAGCTTTGACGGACGAGGCAATTACACCTTGGGCGTCAGAGAACAATTAATCTTTCCAGAAGTAGAGTACGACCGGATTGACCAAATTCGGGGTATGGACATATCCATCATCACAACGGCAACAACGGATGAAGAGGGCCGCGCCTTACTCAAAGAAATGGGAATGCCCTTCAAAGAAGGATAATTAACAGGGGAATAAGGAGCGAAAAATGGCGGCTAACGACACGATTGCAGACATGCTAACACGCATCCGCAATGCAAGCCTAGCACGGCACCAAAAAACAGAAGTTCTATCCACAAACATGACCCGTTCCATTGCCAAAGTTCTTCAAGAAGAAGGCTTTATTGCCGAATTTGAAGAAGTTGGGGAAGGGGTCGATAAAAAACTGGCGATCGCCTTGAAATACAAAGGCAAAAATCGTCAACCTATTATCAAAGCCTTAAAACGGGTCAGTAAGCCCGGGTTGCGAGTCTATTCCAATCGGAAAGAACTCCCTCGCGTTTTAGGCGGCATTGGAATTGCCATCATTTCCACCTCATCGGGCATCATGACCGACCGCGACGCCCGTCGTCAAGGTGTAGGCGGTGAAGTGCTTTGCTATGTCTGGTAGTTTGAGATTTTGCCCGTGAATTGGTCTTGAATCCACTGCAAGGGGAAGCAGCACCCTGCCCCCTTCAATTCTGACCTTACGGCTTAAATCTCGACAAGTAAAGAAAGAGGAAAACTATGTCTCGTATTGGTAAACGCCCCATTAATATACCGGCCAAAGTCGTTGTATCCATTGATGGGCAAAAGGTCTCCGTTAAGGGGCCAAAAGGCGAACTTTCCCGAGAGCTACCCGCCGAAGTCATCGTGGCACAAGAAGGCGAAACCATCGAAGTCAAGCGTCGGGACGAATCTCGTGCCGCCCGTCAACGTCATGGATTATGCCGCACCTTAGTCGCCAACATGGTTCAAGGCGTCTCCGAAGGATTCCAAAAACGACTGGAAATTCAAGGGGTGGGCTATCGTGCTCAAGTCCAAGGGCGCAACCTAATTCTCAACGTTGGTTATAGCAACCCCGTAGAAATTAACCCCCCCGAAGGCATCTCTGTCGCCGTTGAAAATAACACCAACGTGATTATCAGCGGCATCAACAAAGAAATTGTCGGCAATACCGCCGCCAAAATTAGGGACGTTCGTCCCCCCGAGCCCTACAAAGGTAAGGGAATTCGCTATGCAGGCGAACAAGTCAGACGCAAGGCAGGGAAGACAGGGAAGAAATAAACTATGAAGCTGACTCGCAGTGAATCTATTGAACGCCGTCATCGGCGCGTGCGACGTCGGGTCATCGGCACCCCAGAACGTCCTCGGTTATCTGTATTTCGCTCTCATCAGCATATTTATGCTCAGGTGATTGACGATACCCAACACCAAACCCTAGCGGCGGCATCCACCCTTGATCCGGCATTGAAAGCCGAATTAGAGACGGGAGCCACTTGTGATGCATCGGCAAAAGTCGGAAAACTGATCGCCGATCGCGCCCGGGAAAAAGGCATTGAAAAAGTCGTCTTCGATCGCGGCGGTAATCTGTACCACGGTCGGGTTAAAGCCCTAGCAGAAGCGGCCCGTGAAGCGGGTTTAGAGTTCTAAAAGTTCTAAAATTGCCTCTGCTTTCGGCAGTTGCGCGTTGCCAGTCGCACGGGATAATCTCGTCTTCAAGACCGATCAAAACCGAGCGACCGCAAACGCACCAATACGAAACGAATAGCAACCATCATTCCTGACAAAAAACTATGGCAGAACGTCGTAAAAAAAACGCCCGCACTCGGGAAAAAGAAACAGATTGGCAAGAGCGGGTCGTTCAGATTCGCCGGGTCACCAAAGTCGTCAAAGGCGGTAAAAAACTCAGCTTCCGGGCGATCGTCGTCGTCGGTAACGAACGCGGTCAAGTCGGAGTCGGTGTGGGTAAAGCCAGTGACGTGATCAGCGCCGTCAAAAAAGGCGTCGCCGATGGCAAGAAGCACCTAATCGAAGTGCCTCTAACCAAAGCCAACTCCATTCCTCACCGAGTCAATGGCAGTGCCACCGGTGCCAAAGTGATGATGCGTCCCGCTGCACCGGGGACCGGGGTAATTGCTGGGGGTGCTGTGCGCACCGTCCTCGAATTAGCCGGAGTTCGCAATATTCTCGCCAAACAGTTGGGGTCTAATAACCCCCTGAACAATGCTAGAGCGGCGATCGATGCCCTAGTCAGTCTGCGAACCTTGTCTGAAGTCGCTGACGAGCGTGGCATTGCAATTGACAAGCTGTATGCCTAATCCATCGCCAACAGCTTGAACTGAGTCAAGTTACAGACACACCGGGAGAAAAATGAGACTACATGAACTAGGACCCAAAGCCGGGTCTAAAAAACGCAAACGGCGCTTGGCTCGCGGTATATCTGCCGGTCAAGGTGCCAGCGCCGGTAAAGGGATGAGAGGTCAAAAAGCGAGAGCCGGGGGTAGCACCCGTCCTGGGTTTGAAGGGGGACAACAGCCCCTGTATCGCCGTCTGCCTAAGCTCAAGCACTTTCCGCTCGTCAATCGCAAAGAATACACTACGATTAACGTAAGTAAGTTGGCATCATTGGCCGCTAACAGTGAAGTGACGTTAGCCTCCCTAATGGAAGCGGGCATTGTCACCACCAATGATGGGCCGCTGAAAATCTTGGGAGATGGGGAACTGAATGTTCCTTTGAATGTGAAAGCTGCTGCCTTTACCGCAGGGGCTAAAGCCAAGATTGAAGCTGCCGGTGGAACTTGTGAAACCAGTGATGCCAACTCCTAGGGTGATATGACCGCAAGGGCATTAATCCTAGACAAGGACACGGAGCGCTGCAATGAACAGTAGAGGTACTCCTTAATGGTTGTTAGTCGAGATAAAGCACCAACCGCTCAGGAGACTTTCATGCAGATGGCTAGAGCAGCGGGCCTACGAGGTCGGCTGCTCCTCACCATTGGTATGTTAGTTTTGGTGCGCTTAGGCATTTGGATTCCAGTTCCTGGTATCGATCTTGAGAGATTTCAGGCCAATATTGATGGCAGTCCGCTGATTGGTTTTTTGGACCTGTTTTCTGGGGGTGGCTTGCGAGCTTTAGGGATTTTTGCCCTAGGGATCATTCCTTATATTAATGCCTCCATTATTATGCAATTACTGACTGCTGCTCTCCCTACTTTAGAAGATTTACAAAAAAATGAAGGGGAAGCCGGTCGGCGCAAAATCTCTCAGTACACTCGTTTTGTCGCCTTGGGATGGGCATTGCTGCAAAGTATTGGCATTTCCATCTGGGTTGGCGCTTTTGCGGAAACCCCTGACCCAGGCTTTTTATTCTATGTCCAAACTGCGGTGGCACTGACCACTGGCTCCATGTTTGTGATGTGGGTATCTGAGTTGATTACGGAACGCGGGGTGGGCAATGGGGCCTCTTTATTGATTTTTGTCAATATTGTGGCGGTTCTCCCCAATTCTTTGGGTCAAACTTTCGCACAGGCTCGGGAAGACAACACGATTGTCGGTCCGGTTTTGATTCTGATGTTGATCTTTTTAATCACGATTGTTGGGATTGTTTTTGTCCAAGAAGGGACTAGACGAATTCCGATTATTTCGGCGCGTCGTCAAGTCGGACGGAAACTTTACCGGGAGAAAAGTAGCTATCTTCCTTTGCGGTTAAATCAAGGGGGGGTGATGCCGATCATTTTTGCATCGGCGGTGTTAATTCTGCCAGCTTCTTTGGCTCAATTTACGCAGAATAATTGGCTGATTACCATTTCGTCTTATTTGAGTCCGAGTGGTCGAGCGCCTTTTGTTTATGCGGCGTTTTATTTGACGTTAATTCTGTTTTTTAGCTATTTCTACGCTTCATTGATTGTCAATCCTGTAGACATGGCTCAAAATTTGAAAAAAATGGGGGCCAGTATTCCAGGCATTCGTCCAGGACGGGCGACGACTGAATATGTGGAGCGGGTACTGAACCGATTAACGTTTTTGGGAGCCATTTTTCTGGGGATGGTGGCGATCGTCCCAACTGCTGTAGAAAGTGCCACAGGTGTGCGGACTTTCCAGGGGTTTGGAGCAACTTCTCTGCTGATTTTGGTGGGGGTGGCGATCGATACTGCCAAACAAATTCAAACCTATGTGATTTCCCAGCGCTATGAAGGAATGGTGAAGCAATAGTGACAAGACTAATTTTTTTGGGCCCTCCTGGAGCGGGGAAGGGTACTCAAGCTCAGATCCTCTCCGAATCTCATCATATTCCTCATATTTCAACGGGGGATATCTTGAGGGCCGCCGTTGAGCAACAGACTGATTTAGGCAATCAGGCTAAGGCTTATATGGAACGAGGGGAGTTGGTCCCGGATTCGCTGCTGTTAGACTTGATTCGCGATCGCCTGACTCAACGGGATGCGACTGAATCTGGATGGATTTTGGATGGTTTCCCCCGTAATGTCGCGCAAGCTGAATTTTTAGATCATCTTCTGGATGATATTCAGCAAAAGTGTAAGTCAGCCATTAGTTTGGAAGTCCCCGATCAACAGTTGATTGATCGGTTACATGGACGAGGACGCAGCGATGATGGGGATGAGACGATCGCCCGTCGTTTACGGGTGTATCACGACCTAACGATTCCGGTGATTGACTATTATCGAGAGCGGGGTCGGCTGATTGCTATCAATGGCAATTCGTCTATTGAGGCAGTGGCGGCGATTTTGAAAAAAGTAGTCACCAGTTGAAAAAATGCCACCGGGAGACGGGGTTCAAATGCCGGAGTTACTCAGTTACGATCGCTGCTGTTTTCAGTGGCAGTGACTGGTGTAACTTCCCCCGGGCCTGGGTCGATCAGGCGCTATTTTTGCTAAGATATGTGACGGGCTGCCCTGTCAGCTATTGGTAAAAAATCTTTCTTCAGTGCGATCGCCATCTGAACGCGATGGATAGACCGAGCGCTCTTGACTGTATTTCTAGCATTGAGGTAAAAACAACTTGGCTAAACAAGATCTAATCGAGATGGAAGGGACGGTGACTGAATCCCTCCCCAATGCGATGTTTCGGGTAGACCTAGACAATGGGTTTAACGTACTCGCCCACATCTCGGGAAAAATTCGCCGGAATTACATCAAAATTCTTCCCGGCGATCGCGTCAAAGTAGAACTGACCCCCTACGACTTAACCAAAGGTCGCATCACCTACCGTCTTCGTAAGAAGTAAGGATTCTTTCTAGCTTATCCCTAAAAATCCTGATAAAAACAAGTCGGTCCTATTTTTGTCATTTCTGACAAAAATTGATATAATATGAAGTTTGTAGCGCTGCTCAAAGAGAAATGAAAGTCCGAGCATCCGTCAAGAAGATTTGCGAGAAGTGCCGCGTCATTCGTCGTCGCGGTCGAGTCATGGTGATTTGTTCCAATCCAAAGCACAAACAACGTCAGGGTTAGATCAAGACCCTTCTAATCAATTCAAAGTGCCCTAAATTCTGGCATTTAGAATTGCTCACCGTTGTAGAAACATACTAACCAGCAAGAGGGAGAAAACAAGCGTGGCACGAATTGCCGGAGTAGATCTTCCTCGCGATAAGCGAGTTGAGATAGGTCTACGATACATTTATGGGATTGGGCCAACGCGAGCCCAACAAATTTTGGAACGGACCGGGGTCAATCCCGATACCCGAGTCAAAGATTTAACCGACGCCGAGGTCACCAGCCTCCGGGAAGACTTAGAAAAAAATTACGAAGTCGAAGGGGACCTCAGACGCTTAGAGTCCATGAACATCAAGCGTTTGATGGACATCGGCTGCTATCGGGGTCGCCGTCATCGCATGGGACTCCCGGTGCGCGGACAAAGAACTCGGACCAATGCCCGAACCCGTCGAGGCGGAAGGCGCACCGTGGCCGGCAAGAAAAAAGCCCCTTCCAAGAAGTAAGAACGATTCAATCTCGAATCAGGTTCGGCTTCATCGAGCCGAACTTCTTACGGAATCTCAATCATTTAAACCTTCACAATTGCGATCGATATGGCGCGACAAACAACCAAAAAAACTGGCTCGCGGAAGCAAAAAAGGAATGTGCCTAATGGCGTGGGTTACATTCAGTCCACCTTTAATAACACCATTGTCACGATTACCGATCCCAGCGGAGAAGTAATTTCTTGGGCAACCAGTGGTTCTAGTGGTTTTAAAGGGGCGAAAAAAGGAACTCCCTTTGCCGCTCAAACCGCAGCAGAGAATGCAGCACGCCGTGCAGTGGAGCAGGGAATGCGTCAAATTGAGGTGATGGTCAGTGGTCCCGGTTCAGGCCGAGAGACTGCCATCCGTGCCCTCCAAGGTGCGGGCCTAGAAATCACCTTGATTCGGGACGTCACCCCAATTCCGCACAATGGCTGCCGTCCACCCAAGCGCCGTAGAGTTTAAACATTGGCTCAATTAGCCTTGGAAAAAACGAAGTCAGACAACAAAGATTCGGACATCAGGATTGAGTGAAGATGAAGGATTTAAAACAAATAACTCCTGAGTCAACACTCCGAGCGATCGTCAACTCCTCAGCAAATGAGGAGCGAGTCAGCATTAACAGAGGGAGGCTAAACTGGCCTTCGATGGATCGAGGAGAAGGGAGGTCACTCCGTGGCGCAGTTTCAGATTGAGTGTGTAGAGTCAAACACTGAAAGAGACCAGTCCCAGTATGGAAAATTCTTACTGGAACCGTTAGAACGGGGTCAAGGCACGACGGTGGGTAATGCCCTCCGCAGAGTGCTACTTTCTAACTTGGAAGGGACAGCGGTCAGCGCTGT includes:
- the rplE gene encoding 50S ribosomal protein L5, producing MTTQLKTRYQETIVPKLMEQFKYTNIHQVPKVVKITINRGLGEASSNAKALESSLSEIATIAGQKPVVTRAKKAIAGFKIRQGMPVGMMVTLRGDRMYSFLDRLISLALPRIRDFRGISPKSFDGRGNYTLGVREQLIFPEVEYDRIDQIRGMDISIITTATTDEEGRALLKEMGMPFKEG
- the infA gene encoding translation initiation factor IF-1, translating into MAKQDLIEMEGTVTESLPNAMFRVDLDNGFNVLAHISGKIRRNYIKILPGDRVKVELTPYDLTKGRITYRLRKK
- the secY gene encoding preprotein translocase subunit SecY, whose product is MVVSRDKAPTAQETFMQMARAAGLRGRLLLTIGMLVLVRLGIWIPVPGIDLERFQANIDGSPLIGFLDLFSGGGLRALGIFALGIIPYINASIIMQLLTAALPTLEDLQKNEGEAGRRKISQYTRFVALGWALLQSIGISIWVGAFAETPDPGFLFYVQTAVALTTGSMFVMWVSELITERGVGNGASLLIFVNIVAVLPNSLGQTFAQAREDNTIVGPVLILMLIFLITIVGIVFVQEGTRRIPIISARRQVGRKLYREKSSYLPLRLNQGGVMPIIFASAVLILPASLAQFTQNNWLITISSYLSPSGRAPFVYAAFYLTLILFFSYFYASLIVNPVDMAQNLKKMGASIPGIRPGRATTEYVERVLNRLTFLGAIFLGMVAIVPTAVESATGVRTFQGFGATSLLILVGVAIDTAKQIQTYVISQRYEGMVKQ
- the rpmC gene encoding 50S ribosomal protein L29, with translation MAFPKMSDIENLSDEEVNEQILSLKRELFTLRLQKATRRLEKTHLFKHKRHQLSQLLTLEGARKRANAESAAAE
- the rplX gene encoding 50S ribosomal protein L24, which produces MAKQRNTALTRYKMHVKTGDTVQIIAGKEKGKVGEIMKTFPTKSTVIVKGVNVKTKHVKPQQEGESGRIETFESPIHSSNVMLYSEKQKVASRICYTFTEDGRKVRMLKKTGEIID
- the rpsH gene encoding 30S ribosomal protein S8; this encodes MAANDTIADMLTRIRNASLARHQKTEVLSTNMTRSIAKVLQEEGFIAEFEEVGEGVDKKLAIALKYKGKNRQPIIKALKRVSKPGLRVYSNRKELPRVLGGIGIAIISTSSGIMTDRDARRQGVGGEVLCYVW
- the rpsE gene encoding 30S ribosomal protein S5, whose amino-acid sequence is MAERRKKNARTREKETDWQERVVQIRRVTKVVKGGKKLSFRAIVVVGNERGQVGVGVGKASDVISAVKKGVADGKKHLIEVPLTKANSIPHRVNGSATGAKVMMRPAAPGTGVIAGGAVRTVLELAGVRNILAKQLGSNNPLNNARAAIDALVSLRTLSEVADERGIAIDKLYA
- the rplF gene encoding 50S ribosomal protein L6, whose translation is MSRIGKRPINIPAKVVVSIDGQKVSVKGPKGELSRELPAEVIVAQEGETIEVKRRDESRAARQRHGLCRTLVANMVQGVSEGFQKRLEIQGVGYRAQVQGRNLILNVGYSNPVEINPPEGISVAVENNTNVIISGINKEIVGNTAAKIRDVRPPEPYKGKGIRYAGEQVRRKAGKTGKK
- the rplR gene encoding 50S ribosomal protein L18, whose protein sequence is MKLTRSESIERRHRRVRRRVIGTPERPRLSVFRSHQHIYAQVIDDTQHQTLAAASTLDPALKAELETGATCDASAKVGKLIADRAREKGIEKVVFDRGGNLYHGRVKALAEAAREAGLEF
- the rpsQ gene encoding 30S ribosomal protein S17, giving the protein MAVKERVGVVVSDKMDKTVVVAIENRSPHPKYGKIVVKTKRYKAHDEENKCKEGDRVRIQETRPLSRTKHWQVIEIINSATQI
- the rplN gene encoding 50S ribosomal protein L14, producing MIQQESYLNVADNSGAKRLMCIRVLGGNRRYAGVGDVIIAVVKDAIPNMPIKKSDVVRAVVVRTRKGLRRDSGMSIRFDDNAAVIVNPDGNPKGTRVFGPVARELRDKNYTKIVSLAPEVL
- the rpsM gene encoding 30S ribosomal protein S13, with amino-acid sequence MARIAGVDLPRDKRVEIGLRYIYGIGPTRAQQILERTGVNPDTRVKDLTDAEVTSLREDLEKNYEVEGDLRRLESMNIKRLMDIGCYRGRRHRMGLPVRGQRTRTNARTRRGGRRTVAGKKKAPSKK
- a CDS encoding adenylate kinase, whose amino-acid sequence is MTRLIFLGPPGAGKGTQAQILSESHHIPHISTGDILRAAVEQQTDLGNQAKAYMERGELVPDSLLLDLIRDRLTQRDATESGWILDGFPRNVAQAEFLDHLLDDIQQKCKSAISLEVPDQQLIDRLHGRGRSDDGDETIARRLRVYHDLTIPVIDYYRERGRLIAINGNSSIEAVAAILKKVVTS
- the rpmJ gene encoding 50S ribosomal protein L36, yielding MKVRASVKKICEKCRVIRRRGRVMVICSNPKHKQRQG
- the rplO gene encoding 50S ribosomal protein L15, whose product is MRLHELGPKAGSKKRKRRLARGISAGQGASAGKGMRGQKARAGGSTRPGFEGGQQPLYRRLPKLKHFPLVNRKEYTTINVSKLASLAANSEVTLASLMEAGIVTTNDGPLKILGDGELNVPLNVKAAAFTAGAKAKIEAAGGTCETSDANS
- the rpsK gene encoding 30S ribosomal protein S11 → MARQTTKKTGSRKQKRNVPNGVGYIQSTFNNTIVTITDPSGEVISWATSGSSGFKGAKKGTPFAAQTAAENAARRAVEQGMRQIEVMVSGPGSGRETAIRALQGAGLEITLIRDVTPIPHNGCRPPKRRRV